One window of Alteriqipengyuania lutimaris genomic DNA carries:
- a CDS encoding flagellar basal body-associated FliL family protein — MSTEAEKTDAKPKKKRGIIKFVLIGVVLLAAGGGGTYAAFATGMIGDPGEPKKDTGPQLVLKGEADPYAVKSDKKDEGGKVVHGSGGSKYRTAYYEFQEEFTSNLAGGANLVQISLAASTHRDGRVLMWLHDHELAIRSRILVELASTEMEDIASAEGKAALQKRLTGAINEELIAHEGFGGVDNVYFRSLIVQ, encoded by the coding sequence ATGAGCACCGAAGCCGAAAAGACCGACGCGAAGCCGAAGAAGAAGAGGGGGATCATCAAATTCGTCCTGATCGGGGTCGTCCTGCTCGCCGCTGGCGGCGGCGGCACCTATGCCGCCTTCGCCACCGGCATGATCGGCGATCCGGGCGAGCCGAAGAAGGACACCGGCCCGCAACTGGTGCTCAAGGGCGAGGCCGATCCCTACGCCGTGAAGAGCGACAAGAAGGACGAGGGCGGCAAGGTCGTCCACGGCTCGGGCGGCAGCAAGTACCGCACCGCCTATTACGAATTCCAGGAAGAGTTCACCTCCAACCTCGCGGGCGGGGCGAACCTCGTCCAGATCAGCCTCGCGGCCTCGACCCACAGGGACGGGCGCGTGCTGATGTGGCTCCACGATCACGAGCTCGCGATCCGTTCGCGCATCCTCGTCGAGCTTGCCTCGACCGAGATGGAGGACATCGCGAGCGCCGAAGGCAAGGCCGCGCTGCAGAAGCGCCTGACCGGTGCGATCAACGAAGAGCTGATCGCGCATGAAGGCTTCGGCGGGGTCGACAACGTCTATTTCCGCTCGCTCATCGTGCAATGA